The Polyangium aurulentum genomic interval GCAAGGAGGTGAACCCCGACATGCTCCGCACGCGCGCCTCGCAGCTCTGCGTCGCCCTCGGCTTGGCCATGCGCAAGGACCGGGAGAAGCGCGCGTGATCCGGATCAACCTCCTGCCGAGCAAGCGCGTCTCGTCCTCGCAGCCGAGCCAGCGCTGGCTGCTCGCCGTGCTTGCCGCGCTCCTGCTCGAGATCGTCGGGCTGTTCCTCTTCTACCAGGCCAAGCGCGAGCAGCTCGACGAGCAGAACCGGACCAACGCGCAGCTCAAGAGCCAGATCGACGACATCAACAAGCTCGTCGCCGATCACGAGGAGATCAAGAAGGCCCTCGCCGTCCTGCGCGCGCGCGAGGAGGCCATCGCCAAGCTCCAGGCGGGCAGGACGGGGCCGACGGCGGTCTTGCTCGAGCTTTCGCAGATCCTGAGCGCCGGCAAGGGCCCGAGCGCGGACCCGGACAAGCTCGCGAAGCTGCGCAAGGACAACCCGCTCGCGGTCTACAACCCGTCGTGGGACGCGCGCAGGCTCTGGCTCACGTCGTACCTCGAGGGGCAGCGCACGGTGCGCATCGAGGGCCTCGCGCGCGACGGCAACGACGTCTACGAGCTGGCGCAGCGGCTCAAGCTCTCGCCCTACTTCTACGAGGTCACGCTGCTGCCCGGGAAGAAGGACGCCGATCGGGCCACCAAGGTCGATCTCGTGAGCTTCGCGCTCCAGCTCAAGGTGAGGTACTGATGGCCGCGAAGGCCCCCGCCGCGTCTGGATCGAGCCTCGACAGGCTCCCGCTCGCCGGCAAGGTAGGCTTCGGCCTTCTGATGATGGCGCTCGTCGGCGCGCTCTTCTTCGTGTTCCTCTACGAGGATCTGTCGAACGAGCTTTCGCGGGCCGTGCAGCGCGAGGGGCAGCTCCGCGACGAGCTCCGCACCGCGCAGCTCGCGAAGGAGGCCTACCAGCGCGACCGCGACGAGAAGGTCCGCAGCGAGGTGCGCGCCGAGCAGACGAAGAAGATGCTGCCCGACGATCCGGAGACGCCTGCGTTCCTCGCGTCGCTGCAGCAGACGGCCACGATCGCCGGCGTGAACCTGACGAGCTGGACGCCCGTCGAGGAGGCCCCGCAGGAGTTCTTCGCGAAGGTGCCGATGAAGCTCACGCTCTCGGGCCGCTACCACCAGGTCGCAAAGTTCTTCTACGGCGTGGGTCAGCTCGATCGGATCATCAACATGGAGGACATCCAGATCAAGGCGACGCAGCGCCCGCCGACGACGCCCGGCGCCGACGAGAACGTCGAGCCCGAGGTGACCGTCGAGTGCCTCGCCACTGCGTTCCGCGCCCTCAAGCTCGGCGAGCAGGGCAGCAAGCGCAGGGGGCCGGGCAAGTGAAGCGCCCCTGGCGCGCGCGCGCGTTCGTACTTCTCGTAGCCTCCGCGATCGCCGCAGGCTGCGAGGACGACGAGACGTGGACACCTCCGCCGGCCCCGAACGCGCCCGCGCAGCCTGCTGCAGGTGGCGAGCCCGCGGGCGCTGCTGCGGCGCCTCCCTCTGCGCGCGGCGACGCGGGCGCTGCGCTTCCGACGAACCTGCCCGACATCCCCGAGCGTCAGTTCACCGAGGCCGACTTCAGCGAGACCGATCGCAACCGCGATCCGTTCCGCGGCTTCGCCAGCCTCTTCGCGCAGCAGGCGAAGGGCCGCAGCGTGCAGCAGCGCCAGGTGCTCGTGGATCGCTACTCGCTCGACGAGCTCAAGCTCGTGGGCGTCGTGACCCGCGGCCCGGCGCGCGCGCTCTTCACGGATCCGACCGGGCTCGGCTGGGTGCTCAAGGTGGGCGACTACGTGGGCAAGCCCGAGATCGTCCACACGGGCGGGCCCTCCGGCGCCGACGTGGCCATCAACTGGCGCGTCGATCGGATCCGCGAGAGCGACGTGGTGTTCGTGCGCGAGGATCCGGCGCACCCCGAGATCGCGCCCGTCACGCGCGTGGTCGCGCTCTTCCCCACCGACGACAAGTCCTCGCCGCGGTAATCCCGCCACCGCCGATCCCCGCGGATTGCCACGAACTGGGCCCGTTCGCGGGCCTCCGATTAGCATCGCGCGCATGCTGACGAAGGAGCGCGTCGATCCTCTGGAGGCCAGGCGATGAGGGGCCTCGATCTGGGTCGTCGGTTGGGGGTTTTCGGCCTGTTCGCCGCGCTGACGGTGCTCTCGGCGTCATCGGCCCAGGCGGACGCGGGCGCGCCGCTCGTCGTGAAGGACGTGAAGCTCACGGCGACGGCCGAGGGCGCAGCCAAGGTCTCCGTGGCCACGAGCGCCGAGCCGCGCTTCTTCGCCCGCATCGCCGAGGGCGGCCAGCGGCTCATCGTCGACATCGCGGGCGCCGACGTGAAGGGCGCGCCGGCTGCGATCACGCGCGGCAACGCCATCGTCGGAGGCGTGATGACGCAGGCCTTCACCTCGCCCGAGGGCGGCAAGACCACGCGCGTCCTCGTGCAGCTCGCGCACCCCGCCGAGTACCGCATCGCGGCCACGTCCGCAGGGCTCACCATCGATCTCGCCTCTGCACAGGCCACCGCGCCCATGCGCGCCCCGGCCGACGCGCCCGCCGCGAAGCCCGCGCCCGCAGCGACGGCAGGGGCGTCCTCCGCGCCGTCGATTGTCGTGACGAACGTCCGCTACGATCACCAGCCGAGCCGCGATCGGGTGGTCGTCGAGCTCGGCGACAAGGCGCGCTTCTCGCACGCGACCACGCCCGATGGCCGCTCGGTGCTCGAGCTCGAGGGCGTGCGGTTGCCCGACGCCTTGCAGCGCAAGCTCGACGTCGGCGCCTTCGGGGGCGCGGTCGCGTCCATCGCTACCTACCGCCGCAAGAGCGATCCGTCGCGCGTCGTCGTCGAGGTCGAGCCTCGCGGCGAGGCGACGGGCACCGTCACGCGGGAGGGCACCTCGCTCGTGCTCACCTTCGCGAGCGGCGCGACGCACCCCATGCTCTCGGGCGTGGGCGCCGACGGCGGCGCAGCCCGGCGCGTGCGCACGGTCGCGCGCGAGGAGGATCTCTCCGGCGCGCCTTCTGCCTCGACCTCCGCGACCGAGTCGGTGACGGACGGCGAGGAAGCCGCGGGCTTTCTGCCCACTGCGATCGCGCAGCAGCGCCGCTTCACGGGCAGGCGCATCGATCTCGATCTCAAGGACGCCGACATCCACAACGTCCTGCGGCTCATCTCCGACGTCGGTCGCGTCAACATCGTCACCTCGGACGACGTGAAGGGCAACGTCACCATCCGCATGCGCAACGTCCCCTGGGACCAGGCGCTCGAGACGGTGCTTCAGGCCAAGGGACTCGGCATGGTGCGTCAGGGCAACATGGTCCGCGTCGCCCCGCTCGCCGAGCTCAACCGCGAGCGCGAGCTCGATCTCGCCCGCCGCAAGAGCGAGCTGCAGCTCGCGCCCCTCGAGACGCGCCTCATCCCGGTCAACTACGCGACGGCCAAGGAGCTCCAGGCGCGCGGCAAAGATCTGCTCTCACCGCGCGGCTCGCTCGCGGTCGACGAGCGCACCAACGTCCTCGTCGCGCGCGACGTCGCGGGCAACCTCGATCAGCTCGAGGAGCTCGTGCGCGCGCTCGACACGCAGACGCCCCAGGTCCTCATCGAGGCGCGCATCGTCGAGGCCACGAGCCGCTACCTGCGCGACGTCGGCATCCAGTGGGGCGGCGACGCGACCTTCAGCCCCGCCACGGGCAACCCCACGGGCCTCATCTTCCCGTCGTCGATCGGCGCCGTCGGTGGCGCCAGCGATCAGGCCACGCCCACCGCGGGCCTGTCGCCCTTCCAGAACGCCGTGCCCAATCCGAACTTCGCGGTGAACCTCCCCGCCATCGTCGGCACCGGGCAGGGCGGCGCGATTGGTCTCACGTTCGGCGCGATCGACAACTCCGTGAACCTCTCGGTGCGCCTCTCCGCCGCGGAGTCCACGGGCATGCTCCGCATCGTCTCGAGCCCGCGCATCCTCACGCTCGACAACCGCGAGGCGCGCATCAGCCAGGGCACGCTCATCCCGTTCTCGCAGATCAGCGCGCAGGGCGTTCAGACCACGTTCCAGGAGGCCAAGCTCCAGCTCCTCGTTCGCCCGCACGTCACCAGCGACGGCAGCGTCTCGATGCACGTGAAGATCAACCGCGACGAGCCCGACTTCAACCAGACCTCGGCGCGCGGCGATCCCACCATCTTGAAGCGCGAGGCCGAGACCGATCTGCTCATCATGGATGGTCACACCGCGGTGATCGGCGGCATCTTCACGCGCAACACCGGCCGCAACCTCGATCAGATCCCGGTCCTCGGCGACATCCCGATCCTCGGCGTGCTCTTCCAGCGAAGGCGCGCCAACGACAGCCGCAGCGAGCTCGTGATCTTCATCACCCCGCGCATCGTCAATCGCGCCGAAGCGCTCGGCAAATGATCGTTCCCTGCTAGCGTCTCGCTCGATGCGCGAGGCGGTTTTTCTCGGCGGAACCGACGTCTTCCACCTCGTCCACGATCGCGCGATGCGCGCCCTGGGCCTCGCAGGCAACCAGTGCGCGCTCGCGTTCGAGCTCGATGGACGGCTCGACGTCGACCGCCTGATCCGCAAGGTGGCGCGCGCCGAGGCGCTCGTGCCCCACCTCGGCGTCCGCCTCGAGGCGGGCTTGCTGCGGCGCGCGCGCTGGGCCCTGGGCTCGCCCATGGGCCGCGATCGCGTGCGCCTCGTCCCGTTCGACGGCGATGTGCTCGCGGCCGTCGAGGCGCTCTTCAACCAGCGCGCGACGAGCGACGCTCGGCCCTGGGAGATCGTCGTCCTGCGCGGCCCTCTGCGCGACGCCGTGCTTCTCCCCTGGTTTCACTCGTACACCGACGCCAAGGGCGCCGAGCGCCTCGCGCGCTGGCTCGGCTCGGGCGACGGCGACGAGCTCGAGCCGCTGCCCCCCGGCGAGGAGCTCATCCGCGTTCGCCCCCGCGCGCTCGAAGGGCTGGACATGCGCGCACGCCTCGACCTCGCGCGCGCCTACAACGAGCACATCCTCCGCTTCGCGCGCACGCCCTTCGTGTCGCTCGCCAAGGCCGCCGCGGGCCGCCCTCTCGGCGCGATGCACTTCTCGCGGCTCAACCTCTCGGCCGAGGACTCTGCGGCGCTCGATCGCTCGATCCGCGCTCGCGCCAAGCTCGCCGAGTCGGGCCTCATGCTCCTCGTCGGCGCGCGCATGGTCGACGGCGCGCTCCGTCGCCGCGGCTTCGCGTCCGCGCAGCACATGATCCCCGTGCCGCTCTCGCTCGACCCCAAGGTGGGCTCCTCGCGCATGTTCGGCAATCACCTCACCATGATGATGTTCTCGCTCGGCCGCGACGATCTCGCCGACGAGCGCCGCGCGCTTGCCAGCCTCGCCGAGCAGCAGCGCGCCATCGTGCGCGACAAGCTCGATCTCGCGATGGCTGCCGCGCTCGAGCTCGTCAGCGTCTTGCCCCCGCGCGCCTACCTCGGTCTCGCCACCTTGCCTTTTGGGGGTGAGATGTCCTCGCTCGTGCTCTCGAATCCGGGGGCGGTCACGCTCGACCGCTTCTGTGGCGTACCTGTGCTCGATGCTTATCCCCTGCCCGCGGTGGTTCCGCGTCCTGGGATCGAGCTGATTTTCAGCCGACACCGCGGCCGATTTTCCGCGACTGTCGGCACGTACGAGGGGATTGTTCCGCGGTCGGAGGCGGTGGCGATGACGGCGTCGCTCCGGGCCGAGCTCTTTGGCGAGGGCGGTGCGACCTCGGCCGGCTTGGTGTAAAAGGAGCGCTCGGGCGGCGGGCGGTCCGCGCGCCACAACACGAGGCAGGTCTCCTTGCGTCGCTACGATGTCGTCATTGCCGGGGGTGGCATTGCCGGCGGATTTCTCGCCAGGCAGCTCAAGCTCACGCGCCCCGAGCTCGACATTCTCGTGCTCGAGTCGCAGCCCGAGATCAACGACTTCAAGGTCGGCGAGAGCACGGTGGAGGTCGCGGCGAGCTACATGATTCGCCGCCTGAACCTCGGGACGTACCTCTATCAGCACCAGCTCCCGAAGAACGGGCTGCGCTTCTTCTTCGACTCGCCCGAAAAGGACCTGCCGCTCACGCGCATGAGCGAGATCGGGTCCGATCACATGCCCTTCCACCCGAGCTTCCAGCTCGAGCGGGCCAAGCTCGAGCGCGACATCGCGATCATGAATGCCGAGCTCGGCTGCCAGGTCGAGCTCGGGGCCAAGGTCACCGACGTGCGGATCGACGGCGAATCCGAGCACATGGTGGCGTGGGAGAAGGGCGGCGAGCGCTTCGAGGCGAGCTGCCGGTGGTTCATCGACGCGACGGGTCGGCGGCACCTGCTCAATCGCAAGCTCGGCCTGCCCGTGCACAAGGAGACGCGGCTCAATACGGCGGCCGCGTGGGGTCGTTATCGCAACGTGGCCGGGCTCGACGCCGTGACCGATCGCGCCTTCCGGGAGCGCGTCCGCTACACCGCGCGGCACCTGTCGACGAACCATTTCATGTACGACGGCTACTGGATCTGGTTCATCCCGCTGGCGGGCGACCTCATGAGCGTGGGCGTGGTCTACGACAAGGACCGCATCGGCCCCGGGCCGCGCAATCGCGCCGAGCTCGAGGCGTTCCTCCACAAGCACAGGTCCTCGCGCGACCTCATGGAGGGCGCGATCTTCGAGGATTACCAGGGCTACGCGCACCTGCCTTACTGGTCCGAGAAATACTTCTCGAAGGACCGCTGGGCCCTCACCGGCTTTGCGGGCGCGTTCACCGACCCGTTCTACAGCCCCGGCTCCGACTTCATCGCCACGGCGAACGAGTTCATCACCTCGCTCATCCTGGCCGAGATGGGCGGCGACGACACCTTCGAGGCGCGCCTCGAGGCGTACAACGCCTACTACCGCTTCAAATACGAGAGCACGCTGCGCCTCTATTCGCGGATGTATCCGATCTTCGGCAGCTTCGAGATCTACCGCCTCAAATACCTGCTCGACTTCAACAACTACTACAACCTCGTCTACTGGCCGTTCCTCGCGGACAAACTGACGGACCTCGACTGGGTGCGGGGCGAGCTCGAGTTCACGCCCGTCGTCCTGAGGGCCCTCGACGCGATGGCGGACCATTTCTCGCGCATGGGCGACGTGCTGCGGACGCGGGGCGAGTATTTCGCCAAGAACGAGGGCCACTGGGCGAACGGGCTCAATGGCGTCGTGCAGCTCGAAAAGCGCCTCGGCCCCGTGTTCGACGATGCTTTCCGCAAGGAGCAGGTCGACAGGGCTTATGGCAGCGTCTTCGCCGCGGTGCTCGAGCGCCTCTCGGGCGAGCCGGGGCTCGGCGATCGAAAGCCCGTGCTCGACGAGCTCAAGCTCCCCCAGGTGCTCGTCTTCAAGGACATCAACGAGGACAGCGCACAGCGCCTGCTCGATCGCATCGCGCGGCGCATCGGCGCCGAGCTACGCAAGGAGTTCCCGAGCGTCGAGAAGGTCGTGCTCGGCAAATCCCTCGCCGGCGACGCCGGGCTCGCGGTGATCGGGCCTCCCGAGGGAGGCCCCGAGCATGCAGAGGTCCTCGCCCGCGCGCGCTCTCTCTGGGATACGTCGGGTAAGTCGTACGCGTACGCTGCCCTCTGATCCCACGGCTCTCTCCTCGGGGCCAAGAATTCGTTGCTCCTTTCGTGGCCCACGCGCGCGGCGGCGTCTATCTTCCGCCGCCATGCGCGTGGGCGAGCATCGTTTCTGGTTTCGCGCGGTGAGCGCGGCCCTCGTTGGCCTCATTTCCATGGGCGCGTGCGGCGCCGCCATGCCCGAGTCGGGCGGGGAGGGCACGGCGCTGCCCGCAGGCGCCGACGAGGCCGATCCGCTCGCGAAGAAGCCCGGTCCGAACGCGGGCACGGCCGAGGGCGAGCGCTGCCCTCACGGCGCGCTCGAGGATCCTCACCGCGGGTTCGTGCGATGCCTTCGGCCCGAGGAGCGCGACGCGGGCTGGCTGCCGCCGCCGCCGCAGGCCGAGCCACAGCCGCCGGATGCGGGGGTCGAGGGGCCGCCGCCCGACGCGGGCCCGCCCGCCAACGACGCTGGCGCGTCCCCCTCGGCGCCGCAGGTGGCGGCGCCCCCCAAGGAGGAGAAGCCCGCGCCCGGCCCTCCGCCGCTCGTCGCGTTCACGACGCCCAAATTCGAGGGCGGCGAGGTCCCCCGCGCCGAGAAATTCCTCAATGGCGTGCTCGAGGGCATGGGCAAGTGCGTCGCCGACAATGGCGGGCTCAAGAGCGACAAGGGCACGCTGAAGATCACCTTCCTCGTGCGCGCGCGCGGCCGGGCCGAGGGCGTCGAGGTCGCGAGCGCGAAGGGCATCGGCGCGGACGCGGCTAACTGCATCCGGCTGCTCTTGAAGAACCGGGCCGTGGGCGCGCCGAGCGCGGATCCGGTGGGGGTCACCGTGACCTTCACGCTCGAGAAGACCAAGCCCTGAGCCTTTTCAGGCGCAATAGAGCGAGAATGGCTCCGGGTAGGGGCCTTCCAGGGAGACCTCCGGCGGAATCAGCGCGTTATGGCGCTTTCCGTCGGCCCCCTCGAGCGTGATCTCGAAGGTCCCGAAGCCCGGCCTGCCGTCCGACGCGCGCTCCACCGACGCGGAAAAGAATGGATCTTCCCGCCACACCGGCAGCTCGACCGCGAACCCGCCGTCGGCGCTCGTGCTCGCGTGCGCCACTTCCAGCGGCGGGACCATTCCGTCGGCATAACCGAAATATTCTGCCGCCTCGGCGAGGAAATACGTGAAGAAGAGCCGCGCTCCGCCGAGCGGCTCGCCTTTCGCGGAGAGCAGGCGGCCCCGGAGCCGTGCGGTCGGCAGGCGCTGGAAGCGAGGCTCGAACGCGCGTCTCGCCTGGAGCTCGCCGCTGTTGAGCTCCGCTGTGAACGCCCGCCAGCCCGTCCGGTACAGGAGCAGCTTGGCCCGCTCGACGTTCGCGAGATCGACGTCCCACAGGCGCAGCGCGTGGTCGCGCACCCCCTCCTGCCCGACGTCGCAGAGCAGCTTCAAGCCGCGGCCATACAAGCCGAACCCGATGAAGAGCCCGGCCGGGTCGACCTCGTCGGGGATTCGGATGCGGAAGGCGCTCATGCCTCGCTCATTGGAGCCAAACCTGCGTGGCTCGTCAAGGCGTGAATGCCCCTATGAACCTCAGGCAATTCCTTCGATTGGGCGGTGGCCTGACGCTGGGGGGCGTTTGCCAGCTTGGAGGGCGCGCGTTCGATCCGGACGCACCGCGCCGGTGCTTGACGGCGCGCGCGCCCTCATCGATCCTTCGCAACGTCGGAGGGATCATGCCGCGCGTCAAAACCGTTCATCGCGTCCTCGCGCTCGCCGTCGTGCTCGCCCCCGCGTGCGCCGGCAAGGACGCGCCGGCCGAAGCAGCGGGCCCTGTCGCGGCCGCGTCCTCTGCCCGCGCGCCCGTGGATCTCGGCGCGATCATGCGCCGCGCCCGCCTCGGCTATCGCGCCGAGGGGGACG includes:
- a CDS encoding pilus assembly protein PilP, encoding MKRPWRARAFVLLVASAIAAGCEDDETWTPPPAPNAPAQPAAGGEPAGAAAAPPSARGDAGAALPTNLPDIPERQFTEADFSETDRNRDPFRGFASLFAQQAKGRSVQQRQVLVDRYSLDELKLVGVVTRGPARALFTDPTGLGWVLKVGDYVGKPEIVHTGGPSGADVAINWRVDRIRESDVVFVREDPAHPEIAPVTRVVALFPTDDKSSPR
- a CDS encoding type IV pilus secretin PilQ — encoded protein: MRGLDLGRRLGVFGLFAALTVLSASSAQADAGAPLVVKDVKLTATAEGAAKVSVATSAEPRFFARIAEGGQRLIVDIAGADVKGAPAAITRGNAIVGGVMTQAFTSPEGGKTTRVLVQLAHPAEYRIAATSAGLTIDLASAQATAPMRAPADAPAAKPAPAATAGASSAPSIVVTNVRYDHQPSRDRVVVELGDKARFSHATTPDGRSVLELEGVRLPDALQRKLDVGAFGGAVASIATYRRKSDPSRVVVEVEPRGEATGTVTREGTSLVLTFASGATHPMLSGVGADGGAARRVRTVAREEDLSGAPSASTSATESVTDGEEAAGFLPTAIAQQRRFTGRRIDLDLKDADIHNVLRLISDVGRVNIVTSDDVKGNVTIRMRNVPWDQALETVLQAKGLGMVRQGNMVRVAPLAELNRERELDLARRKSELQLAPLETRLIPVNYATAKELQARGKDLLSPRGSLAVDERTNVLVARDVAGNLDQLEELVRALDTQTPQVLIEARIVEATSRYLRDVGIQWGGDATFSPATGNPTGLIFPSSIGAVGGASDQATPTAGLSPFQNAVPNPNFAVNLPAIVGTGQGGAIGLTFGAIDNSVNLSVRLSAAESTGMLRIVSSPRILTLDNREARISQGTLIPFSQISAQGVQTTFQEAKLQLLVRPHVTSDGSVSMHVKINRDEPDFNQTSARGDPTILKREAETDLLIMDGHTAVIGGIFTRNTGRNLDQIPVLGDIPILGVLFQRRRANDSRSELVIFITPRIVNRAEALGK
- a CDS encoding type 4a pilus biogenesis protein PilO, with amino-acid sequence MAAKAPAASGSSLDRLPLAGKVGFGLLMMALVGALFFVFLYEDLSNELSRAVQREGQLRDELRTAQLAKEAYQRDRDEKVRSEVRAEQTKKMLPDDPETPAFLASLQQTATIAGVNLTSWTPVEEAPQEFFAKVPMKLTLSGRYHQVAKFFYGVGQLDRIINMEDIQIKATQRPPTTPGADENVEPEVTVECLATAFRALKLGEQGSKRRGPGK
- a CDS encoding PilN domain-containing protein codes for the protein MIRINLLPSKRVSSSQPSQRWLLAVLAALLLEIVGLFLFYQAKREQLDEQNRTNAQLKSQIDDINKLVADHEEIKKALAVLRAREEAIAKLQAGRTGPTAVLLELSQILSAGKGPSADPDKLAKLRKDNPLAVYNPSWDARRLWLTSYLEGQRTVRIEGLARDGNDVYELAQRLKLSPYFYEVTLLPGKKDADRATKVDLVSFALQLKVRY
- a CDS encoding NAD(P)/FAD-dependent oxidoreductase, yielding MRRYDVVIAGGGIAGGFLARQLKLTRPELDILVLESQPEINDFKVGESTVEVAASYMIRRLNLGTYLYQHQLPKNGLRFFFDSPEKDLPLTRMSEIGSDHMPFHPSFQLERAKLERDIAIMNAELGCQVELGAKVTDVRIDGESEHMVAWEKGGERFEASCRWFIDATGRRHLLNRKLGLPVHKETRLNTAAAWGRYRNVAGLDAVTDRAFRERVRYTARHLSTNHFMYDGYWIWFIPLAGDLMSVGVVYDKDRIGPGPRNRAELEAFLHKHRSSRDLMEGAIFEDYQGYAHLPYWSEKYFSKDRWALTGFAGAFTDPFYSPGSDFIATANEFITSLILAEMGGDDTFEARLEAYNAYYRFKYESTLRLYSRMYPIFGSFEIYRLKYLLDFNNYYNLVYWPFLADKLTDLDWVRGELEFTPVVLRALDAMADHFSRMGDVLRTRGEYFAKNEGHWANGLNGVVQLEKRLGPVFDDAFRKEQVDRAYGSVFAAVLERLSGEPGLGDRKPVLDELKLPQVLVFKDINEDSAQRLLDRIARRIGAELRKEFPSVEKVVLGKSLAGDAGLAVIGPPEGGPEHAEVLARARSLWDTSGKSYAYAAL